A region of the Candidatus Neomarinimicrobiota bacterium genome:
TACCTTTCCGGATGATGGGTCAACTACGTTTAGCCATTCCCTGGCATTGGCTAAGGGGCTTTCCCCTGTTCCTGAAGGTTTTATACGCTCCAGGACTGGAAGTGTAAGCGGTAAGTCGCTGTCAGACAGTGGGATAACATCGTTACCATCATGCAAGATTGGAATGGGTTCTCCCCAATATCTTTGCCTCGAAAACAGCCAATCCCTCAGTTTATAGTTAACAGTAACGTGACCCTTGCCAGTAGACTCCAGCCATTGGCCGGTTTTCTTAATCGCTTCTGATGGTTTAAGATTGTTTATGGAAAAGCCTCCATCTGCAGTTGCAGAGTTGATCATAAATCCATCTTCAATTTGAGTAAAGGCCTCAGAACTAATGTCTCCACCAGACACAACCTCCCGAATTGGCAGGTCAAAGGTTTTAGCAAACTCATAATCCCGTGTATCATGAGCTGGAACGGCCATAATTGCTCCAGTGCCATAACTCATTAATACATAGTCACTTACCCATATTGGAATAAGTTCATCATTGACTGGATTGACAGCATATGCACCTGTGAACACTCCTGATTTATCTTTGGCAAGTTCAGTTCTATCCAGATCGCTTTTATACCCAGCCTTAACTGCATAGGCTTCCACCTCAGCCAGCTGTTCTGAAACTGTTATTTCTTTTACATAAGGGTGTTCAGGCGCCATGACCATATAGGTTGCCCCAAATAAGGTATCGGGACGTGTGGTAAAAACCTTCAAGGATAAGTCATGACCATTTAATGGGAATTCGACCTCTGCCCCTTCGCTCTTACCAATCCAGTTGCGCTGCATGTCTTTAATTGACTCTGACCAATCCAGATCATCTAGATCGGAAAGCAGTCGCTCTGCATATTCCGTGATCTTCAGCATCCATTGGCGCATGGGCTTTCTGACAACAGGATGGCCGCCACGTTCAGACTTGCCATCGATAACTTCCTCATTGGCCAGCACCGTACCCAGTTCCGGGCACCAGTTGACAGCAACTTCTGCTTCGTAGGCCAAGCCTTTTTTGAATAATTGGAGAAATATCCACTGAGTCCACTTGTAATACGCTTCATCTGTAGTGTTTACTTCGCGGTCCCAATCATATGAAAAACCCAGGGATTGTATCTGACGCTTGAAAGTGGCGATGTTTTCTGCTGTTTTTATGGCAGGTGGAGTACCTGTCTCTATGGCGTATTGCTCAGCGGGCAAACCAAATGCATCCCAACCCATGGGGTGAAGCACATTAAAACCGCGCATCCGTTTATAACGAGCGAGAATATCAGTAGCCGTATACCCTTCAGGATGGCCCACATGGAGACCAGCACCTGATGGATATGGAAACATATCTAAAATATAGTATTTGGGCTTATTGGTCTGATGGTCAAGTGCCTTAAAGGTCTTGTTCTCGTCCCAATGCTTCTGCCACTTCGCCTCGATCTGATCAAATGGATACCGCTCTGCCATAACATCCTCATTTAAATAAAAAGCGCGGACTCAAATCCGCGCTGTAAAATTTCACCTGTCGGGGTGAGAGGATTTGAACCTCCGACCTCTTCGTCCCGAACGAAGCGCGCTACCGGGCTGCGCCACACCCCGAATTAATGATAAGCATACCCTGGAATGAAACATTCTCCATTATGCCAATATCAATAAGCTGAAGTACGTCCCGTCGAAGCAATGAACCTGCTAACTAAAGCAGGTGAAGCGAAGACGGACCACACCCCGAAATGCCCTAAAAGCGCGATAGTATATCATTATCAAACCCTGTTAGCAAAAGGATAATTGTGGTTATCCTTTGTATGGGGCTATCCGAATAGTTTCACGCCAGTTGTGGTTATGATAGTGACAATCGTAGCACTCATTATGAGACCAGTGAAGATGGCCAGAAAAGATTTTCTGTAGGACAAACCGAACAGGAAAGCCGCTGCCGCACCGGTCCAGGCACCCGTTACGGGCAATGGTATACCCACAAAAATGACCAATCCCAGAAATTCCCAGGTTTCTATCATCTTCCCCTTGCGACGGGTTCTGGCAAATAGCCAATTGAAAAACCTTTCACCGATAGTCCAGCGCATTAAGAATTTGGATATTGGGCCTAGAAGGAAGAGAATGGGAATTGAAATCAGAAAATTCCCCGCCACAGCCCACATATAGGCGTCATACCATTGCATATTGCCAAAAGTTATACCCCAGGGTAAGGCTACCCTGAGTTCACCGATGGGGGTCATAGCCAATAAAAACGTGATCCAACGCGGATCCTGAATAAATTCTTGAAAGAATTGAAGCACTGAATCTACCACTTAAAACTCCTGAATAAGGTTCTAACAAAACGCAATGTATCCTTGAGAAGATGCATATGACTCTCTTCCGACCCATATATAACAGGAATGGGCTGCCAGACTAAGGGGATTCTTAGCTTAGCCGCGTTAAAAAATACGGCAGATTCGAATTGGAACCCATCTTCAACAGATTCCCATAATCGACTATCACTCAGTGGATAACATCGATAACCTACTTGACTGTCTCGCACTCGTAGTGATGTTCTTAATGACAATATTAAACTGGTAATATTATTGGAGAGCTTGCGATGAAAGGGCATAGACTCGGTAATCAAATTGCGCATCCCAACCACCAATGAACCTGGATATTCCTCTACCCGAGATATAAAATTAGGGATTTCATGGGGGTCATGCTGACCATCTGCATCCAGAGTGATGGCATTATGGAAACCTGCTTCTTTAGCCAGTTTCAACCCTGTTTTCAAGGCCGCGCCCTTACCCTTGTTCTGTGGATGCCTTAAATAAGCGATATCCACAAAATCTTCAGCCCTGGTTCCATCTGTTGACCCATCATCAATCACCATTATTGGACAATCAATGACGCCTTTTATTTCCTGAATAAGCCGTAAAACAGAATCCCGGCCGTTATAGACCGGGATTACAATAACTGGATTCGTATTGATCAACCTGGATCTCACTCGTGATTCAGGGAAGCCTCAGGTTTGGATGATTTTTTCCTGGTTGATTTAGAGACTTTAAAGGTGAGCACCTTATTCTTAACTGAAACTGCAACTGTGGAATCCGTTTTGACCTTACCTCTCAGCGTCATTTCAGCAATCTTGTCTTCAATCATATTCTGGATGATGCGCCTTAAGGGACGAGCACCATACTCGGTCTCAATCTCCTGGTCTACAATCAATGCTTTGGCCGCCGGACTCAGTTTGATCTGGACATTCTTCTCATTTGCATAATGGCTTACATCATCCAGAATCAGGTCAACAATTTTAATCAAGTCCTCACGTACAAGTGAGTTGAATACGAATGAATCAGTCAGGCGATTGATAAATTCAGGCTTGAAAGTTTCCTTCATTTCTTTGTTTATCTTAGCACGCTGATCCTCAAGTACGGCTTTATGATCTTTACGATTGAATCCAATGCCAGGCTGAGTAAGATTCTTTACACCAAGGTTTGAAGTCATTATCATAATGCAGTTCTTGAAGTCAACCGTATGACCCAGGCTATCTGTCAATTGTCCTTCATCCATAATCTGCAACAGCATATTGTAAACTTCAGGATGGGCTTTTTCGATTTCATCAAAGAGCACAACACTATAGGGATTTCTGCGGACCGCCTCAGTGAGAGTACCACCCTCTTCATACCCCACATAACCTGGAGGGGCACCAATCAGGCGACTCACATTAAAGCGTTCGGAATACTCCGACATGTCCATTTTTATGAGTGCTTTTTCGTTCTGATAGATATACTTGGCCAATACCTTGGCCATCTCTGTCTTGCCAACACCTGTGGGTCCGAGAAAAAGAAACGAACCAATAGGTTTTTTAGGGTCACGAAATCCACTGCGAGCACGCCTTAAGGCTTTGGCCATCGCATCAATTACATGCTCCTGCCCCACCAGATGCTTGGTCATCTCAGATTCGAGCTTCAAAAGCCTCTCAGCCTCACTCTCAGCCACATCCTGGATAGGAATGCTGGTCATCAATGAAACGACTGCAGCGATATCGACGATTTTTACTGGAGGTGGATCAATCTTCATGGCCGTATTCCACTCTTCGTTAGCCTCTTCCAATTTCTTGGTCAGGTTTCTCTCATCATCCCTGAGAGATGCAGCCAATTCAAATTCCTGGTTACGAACAACATCTTCTTTTCTGATGCGAAGATTATCCAGATCAGCTTCCAATTGCACAATATTGTCTGGAATATCCACATTTGCCAAATGCACTCTAGCTCCAGCTTCATCCATTACATCAATCGCTTTGTCTGGATGAAATTTATCCTGTATGTAGCGGCTTGAATATGATACGGCAGCTTCCAGAGCTTCATCAGAATACTGCACATTATGGTGAGCCTCATAACGATCTTTCAAACCGTGTAAAATCTGTAAAGTTTCTTTTCTTGACGGAGGTTCTACCATGACTTTCTGAAAGCGTCGCTCCAGAGCCCCATCTTTTTCCACATATTTTCTAAACTCATCCAGAGTTGTTGCACCAATACACTGCAGGTCACCTCTGGCGAGGGCTGGTTTAAACATATTGCTGGCGTCCATGGAACCACTGGCCGCACCGGCGCCCACGATAGTGTGGAGCTCATCAATAAAAAGAATGATATCATCATTTTTTTCCAGCTCAGTCGTAACTGCCTTCATTCTCTCTTCAAATTGGCCACGATATTTAGTGCCTGCGATCAAAGCAGCCAGGTCAAGAGATACCAAACGTTTACTCAGCAGAATGCGTGGGACTTTCTTGCCAATAATCCGTAGGGCCAGACCCTCAGCTATGGCAGTTTTACCCACACCAGGTTCACCAATAAGCACTGGGTTATTCTTCTTCCTGCGAGAAAGAATCTGGGCGACCCTTTCAATCTCTTTATCTCTACCGATGACAGGGTCAAGCTTGCCTGCCCTGGCCAATGCTGTCATGTCGCGTCCAAAATGATCCAACGCAGGTGTTTTGCTCTGAGGCTTCCCTTTACCAGTATCCACCTCACGACCACCTACCTCAGGAGAAAACTCCATTTCATCGCGAACTATTTCATAGTCTATGCTGAATTGAGCCAGCATATCAGCTGCAATACCTTCCTGCTCACGGAGTATTGCCAGGAGCAAATGCTCCACATCTACAACGTCAGCATTGAGATCTCGAGCTTCCTGATATGTATTTTTTAGAATTCTCTCAGCTCGCTTGGTAAAAGGGAGTGTGCCAAGGATCATGGTGCCACCTGAAGTACGGATTTGTTCTTCAATGTGATTTTTAATCTCAGTAGGATCAATATTTAATGATTGCAGGATATCTATGACTTTATTGTCACCCTGCCTGAAGATTCCCAACAAAAGATGTTCAGAACCTATATATGCGTGCCCCAGTCTGATAGCTTCCTCTTTGGAGAGCTGAATCACTGCTTGGAGTTTTTTATGGAAATTTGCTTTCAATTAATAACCTCAAAATTATTCATGTTTCATCAGGTGCCAATATAGGGCATAAACACCTCTGAGTAAAACAATGTGTGTGTTAGAATTTGTTTATGTCAGGGAGACGACTCTATCGCAAGCTGCAGAGAGTGATCTACTATGGGTAGCAATAAGAAAAGATTGTTCAAATTCTTTTCTGACTGAATGGATTAAATCGATGAGCCGTTTGCCATTGTCAGGATCAAGGTTCCCCGTTGGTTCGTCAGCAAGAACCAGTTCAGGACGATTCATCAGGGCGCGGGCTACGGCCACACGCTGCCTCTCACCACCGGATAGCTGTGAAGGCTTGTGATGACGCCTCTCATAGACTCCAACGGCTTCCAGGAGGCTTTTTGCTCTATCTCGGGCTATTTCTTTGTCAAGATCAACAATCTTAGCTGGAATGAGTACATTTTCCAGCGCCGTGAATTCTGGAAGTAAATAATGGAATTGAAAAATATAGCCCAGGTTCTCTGCACGAAAGGTGCTCAGCGCTTCGTCATTCATTGTAATTGGTGATTTTCCTGAAATAATCAATTCACCTGAATCTGCCGTATCAAGCGTACCGATAATATTAAGCAACGTGGTCTTGCCAATCCCTGAGGGGCCATTGATGGCAACGATTTCACCTCTATCCATACTCAAATTGACATTTTTCAGGACTTCTAGCTTCTCACCTGCTGCTGAATAGCTTTTATTAATATCGATAACTTGAAGGATGGTATTCATATCTGTTTCTCTATCTTTTATAATTGATTGCATCCAATGGCAAAAGCTTTGCAGCTTTTTTCGATGGATATCGAACCGATAATTGAACAATGGCAAAGGCTACAATACCAACCATGAACACTTCGGACCAGTATAACTCAACGGGTAGGACTGGTATCAAATAAATTTCATCTGGAAGGGTGATCCAGCTCCATTTTGATTGGCTGAGAACCAGAAGACTTCCCACAACAACACCAAGGATGACACCAAGGAAAGCCACAATGAGACCCTGAAGGTTAAATATTTTCCGGATATTGGATGATTGTGCACCCATCACCCGCAGAATACCAATGTCACTGGTTTTTTCGAGGACCATCATCATCAAAGAACTGACGATATTGAATACCGCTATCAAAATGATCATGTTCAAACCGATAAAACTCCCCCATTTTTCCATGCGCATGGCATCGAAGAGGGTTTTATGCTGATCATACCAGGTTTGCACTTCCAGGTCGGGCAAGGATTGATTCAATTGGGCTTTGACGTCTTTTGCGTCATTGAAGTCCTTTAGTTGAAGATGAATAACTTCCTTGCCTGCAGATTTGAACATTCTGCGACCCTCAGCATAGTCGATGATGGCCAGATTTCGGTCAAAATCAAAGATATCAGAACGAAAGATTCCTGTCACCACAAAATGTCTCTGAGGAATACGAAACAAACCTGAGCGAATATCCAGAGGACTTTGAATGGAAACGGTATCTCCAGTTGTGATAAAGAATTTATCAGCAATTCCAGCTCCGATAACAATACCAGGTAACTCGAAGTCATTTCTCTTGAGACGACCTGAAGTATTCTGCTCTCGTGGTGCATCCGTTAAGAAATATTCCCAAGATTCCTGGTCAATTGCATGAATGTTTAAAACCATTTTGTCATCTAATACCTCAAGTACGGCTTTTCGTTCTGTACTGGTGTATATGGCTTTTGCATCAGGGACTAGCGATCTCACTTCATCAATATTCGCATCAGAGGAAATAATGACATGGGGAATAAAATTAGCAATGCGACGTGTCACTTCTCCTTCAAAGCCGTTTAAAATGGCCATGGTGATGATGAGGGCTATGACACCAAGAGCAATCCCTATGATCGATATTCCACCTACCAGGCTGATAAATCGATTACTCCTCTTGGTAAAGAAATATCGACGAGCCATATACCAATTCAGTTGGCTCATTCATCCCTCAAGGTATCAGCAGGTTGGAGACGGCTGGCCTGCATAGCAGGTATGAGTGAGGATAGGATTGCGAGGAGAATGACACCTCCCGAAATGGCAATAACATCTTCTACCCCAATCAAAATTGAAACCTTGTCCATGAAATAGACATCACTGGGGAGCGAAATGAGTCCAAAGCTTGTCTGTAACCAGGCTAGAATGATGGACAAGATGATACCAGCAATTGTCCCCAGAAGCCCCATCATGAGACCCTCCAGGGCGAAAATTCTTCGAATTCGTTTCCGACTGGTACCCAGAGCTCTCAAGGTTCCTATCTCTGTTCTTTTTTCCATTATTATCAAGATGAGTGTACTGGCAATATTTACAAGGGCCACAATCATAATCAGACTAAATATGATAAAGATGGGGAGTTGCTGGGTCTTCATCCAATTAAACAGGGTTTGATGTCGATCTCTCCATGAAATAGACAAATGGGAATAGGGTAGAATTTGATCGATCTGATTCATCACTTCATTGGTCAGAGAGATGTCAGTAAGAAAAACGCCAAAATCATCTGTATCTGGACTATCAGGGAACAACTCATCCATGGTTTGGGGTGAGCAGTAGAGATAACTCCTATCGTAATCAATCATACCAGATTCATAAATGGCGTGAACTTGTGTCGCAGCAATGCTGGGTAGACCTAGCTGATCAGTAAACGACCCTAAATCATATACCAGAATCTGGTCTGAGATTCTGACTTCAAGCTGGTCAGCCAATGCCGCACCAATAATCAGACCGGATTGGTTGCTCTCCCCTGTTGTATAGTTTGCGCTCACCGAGTATAGCTGACTCAATGCAGACTCAGGCATCACTTCAAGCATGGCACCTTCGGTAATGTTGTTGGCCTTCAGCATGACTTCAGCTTTTTTGATTCGGAAAATCTGTTCAACACCAGGAATCTCAGAAATTTCAGAAATTTTCTCTTCATCAAGATCAAATCCTGATTCAAAAAGTTTTTCGATACGAATATGGGTATCAAATCCGATTATTTTGTCTGTGACCACTGATTCGAATCCACGCATAACACCCAGGGCTAATAACAATGTAGCAACCCCTAACGCCATACCTATCATGGTGGTGCGCGAGATAAACGCTATAAAGGGAACCCGGTGCTTACCGAAAAGATATCGTGTCGCGAGATAGCCAGTATAGGACACTTCTGAGGTTTTTAACCTATCCTTTAGTTTCAGGACGCATTTGTGGGAATAGAAGGACATCCCGGATGGATCTATTACCGGTGAGTAACATGACCAAACGATCAAGTCCAATGCCAACACCTCCTGTTGGAGGCATTCCATACTCCATAGCCTGGAGAAAATCCTCATCCAGAGTTTGAGCTTCTTCATCGCCAGCTGCCCGAAGTGCAGATTGAGCTTCCAATCTTTCACGTTGGTCAATGGGATCGTTTAATTCACTAAAAGCATTTGCAAATTCATACCCGGCAATAAATAATTCAAATCTCTCAACAAAAGTCCCATCGCTATCCCGCTTTTCCTTGGCAAGTGGAGAAATGGCTTTCGGATATTCGGTAACAAAGGTTGGGTGAATGAGATGTGGCTGGACCAATTCATCAAACAAGGCATCCAGAAGCTGACCATAATTAGCATCACTTGCAGCATCGATCTTGTGTTCACGACAAACTTTGAGCAATTCTGCTGTATCAGCCGTCGACAAATCAATATTGGCATGTTTTTGCACGAGTTCTGCCATCGTTGCCCGGTCAAAGGGTTTAGTCAGGTCAATTTCATGATCATTAAATTCAAATGTGGACTGGCCCAGATCAGTAGCGAGATGCTTGAAGAGTGATTCCACTTGATCCATGAGATAAAAATAATCGACATAGGCTTCATACCATTCAATCGCGGTGAATTCAGGATTGTGTGTGCGATCCATACCTTCATTTCTGAAGTTTCGAGAAAATTCAAATACTTTTTCAAAACCACCAATAATCAACCTCTTGAGATATAGCTCATCAGCGATACGCAAGAAAAGATCAATATTCAGGGCATTGTGGTGCGTTTTAAAGGGACGTGCTGAGGCACCACCATAAAGCGGCTGAAGAATGGGTGTTTCTACTTCCAGATAGTCTGAATCGTCAAAAAAGGTTCTAATACTCCGATAAATCTTTGCCCTTTTGACAAAGGTTTCCTTTACATCAGGATTGACGATAAGATCAAGATAACGTTTTCGGTAGCGCTGTTCCTTGTCCTCAAAACCATCAAACATCTGGCCATCCTTTTCCTTCACGTTAGGTAGAGGACGGATGTTCTTACTCAGAAGCGTTAGTTCATGAACTTTCAAGGTTTTTTCACCGGTTCGTGTTGTCATGAGTTCACCACTGACACCAATGAAATCGCCAATATCCAGTTGTTTGAACATCATGTAAGTATCAACACCAATATCATCACGGCCGATGTATAGCTGCAATTTTCCGCTACCATCCATGATGTTGGCAAAACTGGCTTTGCCCATGACGCGTCTGGACATGAGTCTACCGGCAAGGCGGGTTCCCTTTTTCTCCTGGAGATCATCAAAGCGCTCCAGGGCTTCAGTTATCAGGTGGGTTCGGTGGTAGTTGTGTGGGTATGGATTTATACCATCAGCAACCAGCGTTTTAATCTTTTCTTTTCGCTGATCCATGATCTCATTAAGGGTACGCTCACTCATTAGGATTCTTTTCCCATTTGATTCAATAAATATGCTTTGATAAAACCGTCTATTTCACCATTCATGACGGCTTGTATGTTTCCTGTTTCATGTTTAGTGCGATGGTCTTTGACCATGGTATAGGGATGAAACACATAGGACCTGATTTGGTTTCCCCAACCAATTTCAGTTTTGGAGGAGGCCATTTGATCCATCTTGGCCTGCTCCTTTTCTTTCTCAAGCTGATAGAGTCTAGCCTTGAGCATTTTCATGGCCGTTTCTTTGTTCTTATGCTGGGATCTTTCATTCTGGCACTGGACGACTATACCGGTTGGGCCGTGTGTGAGCCGTACGGCTGAGTCTGTTTTGTTGATATGCTGTCCACCGGCTCCACTGGCGCGGTAGGTATCTACTCTCACTTCACTCATATCAATGTTAATTTCAATTTCAGTGTCGTAAAGGGGATAAACATAGACAGATGCAAATGATGTATGACGTCTGGAATTTGAATCAAAGGGGCTGATACGCACCAATCTGTGAATCCCATTCTCGGCCTTTAAATACCCGAAAGCAAAACTGCCTTTTACTTCAATAGTAGCATCTTTGAGGCCAGCCTCATCACCAGGGAGATAATCAAGAGCTTTCCAACTCCATCCCCGATTGTCAAACATGCGCGTGTACATGCGGTAAAGCATTTCAGCCCAATCCTGAGATTCAGTTCCACCTGCGCCGGGATGAATGGTGACGATGCAATTGAGAGCATCATCCTCATTTGAGAGTAATTGTCGCAATTCATAGTCGTCCAGAGTCTTGCGGAATTTGCGTAATGATCTTGATAAATCTGGAGTAAGACTCTCGTCTTGATCTTCAAGGGCGATTTCCACGAGAATATCAAGATCTTCCTCATGAGTGAGAACATTTTCCCAATCTGAGATTTGAGACTCTAATAAATTAATTTTTTTGAGAGTTTCCTGAGCAGTGGCCTGGTCATTCCAGAAATCGTCTTTGACAGATAGCTCTTTTAATTCTCCCAGTTCTGACTGCACCTCAGAGAGGTCAAAGATGCCCCCTCAGCGTATCGAGACGCTGCTTAAGTCCACCCATTTCATCTCTAATTTCATCGAACATTTAAGGTGTCGTCGTTCTGGTGTAGAGATAATAGCCGTTGATTAAGGTTACCATCAGATTTATGTAAGGCGTTGCAGTACTCAGAATTTTCCAGATAGTACCCTTGACGATAATAGTATCGTTGGGATAAATCTTTGGAATATGCTTGCTGTCACCTGTTTCAAGAAACTTTTCCACATTGGCAACCACAACTCTGGGTTCACCTTCTGTCTCATTAAATCGAAGTATCCTGATATTGTCAAGTTTTGCCTTATCGGTAGGACCACCTACATAGCTGAGAATCGAAATTAGATCAGCATCACTGGGGACCAGTTTTACACCAGGTACCTTTACCTCACCCCAAATGCGGATTGACATACTCAATTTTCCAGTCTCAGGATCGATTATGTATCGCGGATCTGCTTGACTTTGATCTTTATTTTGAGCCCATGAAACTTGTATCATGAACAATACAGTTAATATTAGTAAAATTCTTTTTTGCACGCTATGCCCCATATCTGTCTAAACACCATTAAAAATGGTAATTAATTCCAATTTTTTGCATGTTTGCCAACTCATGTTGGCTAAACGAGTAATCAATAATAAACTTTTTTAAGCCAATGCCAAGACCTAAGGAAGGTGTGTATCCATCGTAGCCTCCTCGTAGAAAAATGGTGTCCTTCACTTTGATCCCGATACCAAATTGCCTCACAGCTTCATACCTGGTCTGGATTGAACTCGTAATGGTAAGTTGAGATGCATATTTTGGAAAATTTTGAGATATGGAGAAACCTCCAACAAGGCTCCGTTTTATGGCATCCTGGTGTTCTGTGGTCCAGTAGACAGGTGTATTTAAAATATCACTTAGAAATAGGCCAATCCCAAACTCAGTCTTATTTAATATCTCACTCATACCTTCAAGATTAAAGAAAAGTTGACTCCCAATATCGATTCCAAATCCCAATCCCCGGTTGTCCACCAGTACTTTATCGATGTACTTTGCTGAAACTCCCAGGGGCAATCTGCAGGGTATTTTGAAAAATTTCCATCCCAGATTTATCTCAAACTCAAATTCTCGGGCTATGGTTATAAAAGCTCCATCCTCACGATAATCAATGATATCAAAACTTGAGTTATCAAGAGCAAGAACAGAATCCCGCCTATCTGCAGGGCTTAGTCCAGATAAATCAGGTCTTGAGTAAAGACCATCCACAGCACTATGAATCAGAGTAACGCCAAACATGTACGATTTACCGATGGGGTACTTGCCTTCGACACCAATATTGCTGGAAAGACCGGTGAATTGCTGATAAACCATACTCACCTGCGATTGATGACCATTGGCAGCCAGACCAGCTGGATTATTCAAAGCGTGACCTGCAACCACTCTCCCAGCAACCGTGCTGTATCCCAAAGATTGAACCTGGGGGTATTGGCTGGCCAGCAAGAATGCATCCCCATACTCCCCGGCTTGGAGTGATTGAAAACTCAGAAAAATCAGCAGCACAAATGAAACCAGAATTCTCATCGGTTTTTCACCATTTTTCCAATGGGGCCCACTATTTCCTCATCATTCAACTGACCCTTGATACGATAGAAGTATACGCCATTGGCCACGAAGTCATCGGAGCGATCGCGTCCGTTCCAGGGGACTTCATGATATCCAATAGCGCCAAGACCAATGCTCACTCTTGCACTAAATAAGTCAATAGTGTGAAGTTTATACCCAGAGAGAGTAAAAATATCGATGACAACATCATCCAGGGGTTGGGTTAATTCGTAGATGATGAGTGTTTCACCTTCAAATGGATTTGGGAAATTGCCATAGTCATAGATGGCCGCTGCGCCGGCAACCACACCAGTGATTGACACCTCCTCTGACCAGTTTCCCAGCGCATCACTCATCTGATACGAAATAATGTGCTCACCAACTTCTAGGTCGAGAGCTATGGTGGCACTTATGATTTGCCCAGACTGAGTAGTATCCCCCAATTGTGCTTCAGCGGGGCTTCCGTTTACTGTGACCTTTACAGCAGATTGATTCCAGGAAAAACCATTCTCATCTTCTGCCAATAGATTGATATGACTGGATTTCAGCAAATAGTCACCATCAAAGAATAGTTGTCCCTCAATCATCATGGATACATCTGGACCTGAAAAATCCTGTTTTACACCCATTGCAATCAAACCATCTCCATTAATCGGATAGGAGTTTGGCTGAACTTGCTCAATGTATTCCCATGCTGAGAGCTTGAGATTTTTGCGAAAGAGTTGTCTATTCGATTTGACCCGAAATGTGAGATCTTGCCCAGAGGAT
Encoded here:
- a CDS encoding ABC transporter ATP-binding protein — its product is MNTILQVIDINKSYSAAGEKLEVLKNVNLSMDRGEIVAINGPSGIGKTTLLNIIGTLDTADSGELIISGKSPITMNDEALSTFRAENLGYIFQFHYLLPEFTALENVLIPAKIVDLDKEIARDRAKSLLEAVGVYERRHHKPSQLSGGERQRVAVARALMNRPELVLADEPTGNLDPDNGKRLIDLIHSVRKEFEQSFLIATHSRSLSAACDRVVSLT
- a CDS encoding small multi-drug export protein, which translates into the protein MVDSVLQFFQEFIQDPRWITFLLAMTPIGELRVALPWGITFGNMQWYDAYMWAVAGNFLISIPILFLLGPISKFLMRWTIGERFFNWLFARTRRKGKMIETWEFLGLVIFVGIPLPVTGAWTGAAAAFLFGLSYRKSFLAIFTGLIMSATIVTIITTTGVKLFG
- a CDS encoding ATP-dependent Clp protease ATP-binding subunit, which codes for MKANFHKKLQAVIQLSKEEAIRLGHAYIGSEHLLLGIFRQGDNKVIDILQSLNIDPTEIKNHIEEQIRTSGGTMILGTLPFTKRAERILKNTYQEARDLNADVVDVEHLLLAILREQEGIAADMLAQFSIDYEIVRDEMEFSPEVGGREVDTGKGKPQSKTPALDHFGRDMTALARAGKLDPVIGRDKEIERVAQILSRRKKNNPVLIGEPGVGKTAIAEGLALRIIGKKVPRILLSKRLVSLDLAALIAGTKYRGQFEERMKAVTTELEKNDDIILFIDELHTIVGAGAASGSMDASNMFKPALARGDLQCIGATTLDEFRKYVEKDGALERRFQKVMVEPPSRKETLQILHGLKDRYEAHHNVQYSDEALEAAVSYSSRYIQDKFHPDKAIDVMDEAGARVHLANVDIPDNIVQLEADLDNLRIRKEDVVRNQEFELAASLRDDERNLTKKLEEANEEWNTAMKIDPPPVKIVDIAAVVSLMTSIPIQDVAESEAERLLKLESEMTKHLVGQEHVIDAMAKALRRARSGFRDPKKPIGSFLFLGPTGVGKTEMAKVLAKYIYQNEKALIKMDMSEYSERFNVSRLIGAPPGYVGYEEGGTLTEAVRRNPYSVVLFDEIEKAHPEVYNMLLQIMDEGQLTDSLGHTVDFKNCIMIMTSNLGVKNLTQPGIGFNRKDHKAVLEDQRAKINKEMKETFKPEFINRLTDSFVFNSLVREDLIKIVDLILDDVSHYANEKNVQIKLSPAAKALIVDQEIETEYGARPLRRIIQNMIEDKIAEMTLRGKVKTDSTVAVSVKNKVLTFKVSKSTRKKSSKPEASLNHE
- a CDS encoding leucine--tRNA ligase, with the translated sequence MAERYPFDQIEAKWQKHWDENKTFKALDHQTNKPKYYILDMFPYPSGAGLHVGHPEGYTATDILARYKRMRGFNVLHPMGWDAFGLPAEQYAIETGTPPAIKTAENIATFKRQIQSLGFSYDWDREVNTTDEAYYKWTQWIFLQLFKKGLAYEAEVAVNWCPELGTVLANEEVIDGKSERGGHPVVRKPMRQWMLKITEYAERLLSDLDDLDWSESIKDMQRNWIGKSEGAEVEFPLNGHDLSLKVFTTRPDTLFGATYMVMAPEHPYVKEITVSEQLAEVEAYAVKAGYKSDLDRTELAKDKSGVFTGAYAVNPVNDELIPIWVSDYVLMSYGTGAIMAVPAHDTRDYEFAKTFDLPIREVVSGGDISSEAFTQIEDGFMINSATADGGFSINNLKPSEAIKKTGQWLESTGKGHVTVNYKLRDWLFSRQRYWGEPIPILHDGNDVIPLSDSDLPLTLPVLERIKPSGTGESPLANAREWLNVVDPSSGKVYVRETNTMPQWAGSCWYYLRFIDPHNDDQAWDLEKEKYWMPVDLYVGGAEHAVLHLLYARFWHKVLFDLGYVSTREPFQKLVNQGMILGMDGEKMSKSRGNVINPDEVVGQYGADTMRLYEMFMGPLERSKPWNTSGIEGVYRFLNRLWRHFINDEGSVIELSDTTPTNETLIMMHASIKKVGNDLEGLAFNTGISQLMVFSNHLRSLEVVPRQALEVFLMLLNPFSPHIAEEMWSLMGHDDELVYTEWPEYDEQLLVKDMVKLAVQVNGKVRAQIEVEVDADKATILKLAHDQNSVQQHTEGKTILKEIVVPNRIVNIVVK
- a CDS encoding glycosyltransferase family 2 protein, whose translation is MRSRLINTNPVIVIPVYNGRDSVLRLIQEIKGVIDCPIMVIDDGSTDGTRAEDFVDIAYLRHPQNKGKGAALKTGLKLAKEAGFHNAITLDADGQHDPHEIPNFISRVEEYPGSLVVGMRNLITESMPFHRKLSNNITSLILSLRTSLRVRDSQVGYRCYPLSDSRLWESVEDGFQFESAVFFNAAKLRIPLVWQPIPVIYGSEESHMHLLKDTLRFVRTLFRSFKW